One segment of Panicum virgatum strain AP13 chromosome 3K, P.virgatum_v5, whole genome shotgun sequence DNA contains the following:
- the LOC120698517 gene encoding protein ROS1C-like isoform X4 — protein sequence MMMNPAQLATPDKYNSEHLWANGLYDEASKTENGTEASQPEPSAAAIFCDNHYDLEPAVPANTLETRVQHPHRSIAVLAERTDDDDMHTYQPMQKRPKTQINQSEQTPLPTPAVPKERTLNQIEMQIAGAEKTEIFRNEETPSQKIKTRRKKHRPKVIRENKLTKVQKSDSTPDGKSPNQKVKRRYVRKKRSLSSLEKCSDPASDQSISRGTGIAARRSASVRRSLQFEPEEQGVLGGGSSTANLHHQNYEKPVHARSSFCSESEVQIEHGLQVDMENSPGGLAFGMSLRLNKLIDEYIHLPEVTPKPAQEVSNASSGSLSTELARGQENVGRTCKPDDTSKSSLCNAERVVKTVMEGNKMNLELNYSDVDGFLSSARSMHEQSSRLSEVENHNDGESPLTGTQDSIILRTASEMLAFCQAGGIKKKRSARVRRNSFYSMMDLENNTSQASTRPQQPCMEPCMDDALCESSYIKFMTKKRSIKAILHYSSSIHPNDELKNRLSAGSIIYGVSNGSTKVSEETFPNSSPQTLDNERINFDTHCDVPEGSSANTSTGQYVDYLQGVASKLKHLDLNTEQVHITEMHLSRSTPAVISFGGTDGLSNALVPYGGGVMVPYERPLQLVKKQRPRAKVELDFETARVWNLLMGNTSEPDGTDVEKERWWQQEREIFQGRANSFIARMRLVQGDRRFSPWKGSVVDSVVGVFLTQNVADHLSSSAYMSLAATFPSRSVNSNWKDDVTTQNNEQTIRTSELGEKSVFDPFSDGAKPDRGVGCEDLSVTYEKIYMEPKDNTRASEWSEGETYSFGYKSANGSVCNHQGTGIEHKEVELTEPIELIQQTQIQKETSSSQSVSLETIQSRLSLASGIPRNFVGGSSSYQQLLRNFDRGRSLRGNDATTSEIECQRLRMAAINDYGFAKLGIPSSSAMPFIMTVDAQQPNLRNEPNLSSASSNSPSDSASPKIKNGTSSVFMPFDSYGAECSGNRTAGTTLNSAKTSTELPGEMTVETTRREDEYTLKSGFTSYNGVPDTAAQASRPKKTRTTSKKNTENFDWDKLRRQACSEDHMKKRSCERRDSVDWEAVRCADVQRISHAIRERGMNNILAERIQNFLNRLVRDHGSIDLEWLRDIPPDSAKDYLLSIRGLGLKSVECVRLLTLHHLAFPVDINVGRICVRLGWVPIQPLPESLQLHLLELYPVLETIQKYLWPRLCKLDQQTLYELHYQMITFGKVFCTKSKPNCNACPMRSECKHFASAFASARLALPAPQEKSLVESTNQFAFQNSSMYTMNSTNLPRLEGSIHARDFLPKNSEPIIEEPASPREEESPEAMENDIEDVYEDGEIPTIKLNMEAFAHNLENCIKESNKELQSDDIAKALVAISTEAASIPVPKLKNVHRLRTEHYVYELPDSHPLVQQLRLERREPDDPTPYLLAIWTPDEINEISKVPKPCCDPQMEGRLCNNEMCHSCTDEQENQYRYVRGTILVPCRTAMRGSFPLNGTYFQVNEVFADHSSSHNPIYVERAQLWNLQRRMVFFGTSVSSIFKGLTTEEIQQCFWRVLQNADPVMTSILNHGVCVCARALNHRSQCPNSYMRLTIATWCLFNNEENSSWWLYVDAGVTFQDNLRIVGPYLNDRMIKANEQNCQYERRNRLMKIRSGIDVHIYS from the exons ATGATGATGAATCCTGCACAACTAGCCACTCCAGATAAATACAATTCTGAGCATCTTTGGGCAAATGGTCTATATGATGAAGCATCCAAGACTGAAAATGGAACAGAAGCTAGCCAACCGGAACCATCAGCAGCAGCAATTTTCTGTGATAACCATTATGATTTGGAACCAGCAGTTCCTGCAAACACCTTGGAAACACGAGTCCAGCATCCTCACAGATCAATTGCCGTTCTTGCAGAAAGaactgatgatgatgacatgCATACTTACCAGCCTATGCAAAAAAGGCCCAAGACACAAATCAATCAGAGTGAACAAACACCATTGCCAACACCAGCTGTACCCAAGGAGAGAACACTAAATCAAATTGAGATGCAGATTGCAGGTGCTGAGAAAACTGAAATCTTCAGGAATGAGGAAACCCCATCACAAAAAATCAAGACTCGGAGGAAAAAACACAGACCAAAGGTAATCAGAGAGAATAAGTTAACCAAAGTGCAAAAATCTGATTCAACACCAGATGGAAAATCTCCGAATCAGAAAGTTAAGAGAAGGTATGTCCGGAAGAAAAGAAGTCTCAGCTCTCTCGAGAAGTGTTCAGATCCTGCGAGTGATCAATCAATCTCTAGAGGAACAGGAATTGCAGCTAGAAGATCTGCATCAGTTCGAAGAAGCCTGCAATTTGAACCTGAAGAACAAGGAGTGCTGGGAGGCGGTTCATCAACGGCCAACTTGCACCACCAGAACTATGAGAAACCCGTCCATGCTCGAAGTTCATTCTGCTCAGAATCAGAAGTGCAGATTGAACATGGTCTACAAGTAGATATGGAAAATTCACCGGGAGGATTAGCTTTTGGCATGAGTCTCAGACTGAACAAATTGATAGACGAGTACATACATTTGCCAGAGGTCACACCAAAACCTGCACAAGAAGTTTCAAACGCAAGTTCTGGATCTTTAAGTACGGAACTAGCAAGGGGACAAGAAAATGTTGGAAGAACTTGCAAACCTGATGATACAAGCAAGTCCAGTTTGTGTAATGCAGAAAGGGTGGTAAAGACAGTAATGGAAGGAAACAAAATGAACCTGGAATTGAACTATTCTGATGTAGATGGTTTTCTTTCCTCAGCTAGGTCTATGCATGAACAGTCGAGTAGGTTATCAGAAGTGGAGAACCATAACGATGGTGAATCGCCCCTAACTGGCACACAGGATTCTATTATTTTGAGAACTGCCTCTGAGATGCTAGCATTTTGCCAAGCTGGTGGGATAAAAAAGAAGCGATCGGCCCGAGTCCGCAGAAATTCCTTCTATTCTATGATGGATCTCGAGAATAATACTTCACAAGCATCAACAAGACCGCAACAGCCATGCATGGAGCCATGCATGGATGATGCTCTGTGTGAAAGTTCGTACATTAAGTTTATGACCAAAAAACGGTCAATAAAAGCAATACTGCACTATTCCAGTTCCATTCATCCAAATGATGAGCTAAAAAATAGGCTTTCAGCTGGAAGTATTATTTATGGTGTATCTAATGGATCCACCAAAGTATCAGAAGAGACATTTCCAAACTCATCACCTCAGACCCTGGACAATGAAAGAATCAACTTTGATACTCATTGTGATGTACCAGAAGGGAGCTCAGCAAATACATCAACAGGACAATATGTGGATTACCTTCAAGGAGTTGCCTCAAAGCTGAAACATCTTGATTTGAACACTGAACAGGTGCACATAACTGAGATGCATTTATCTCGGAGCACACCTGCTGTCATTTCTTTTGGAGGAACAGATGGTCTATCAAATGCTCTTGTCCCATATGGTGGTGGGGTGATGGTTCCATATGAGAGGCCCTTGCAGTTGGTCAAAAAGCAGCGGCCTCGGGCTAAGGTTGAGTTGGATTTTGAGACAGCAAGAGTTTGGAATCTTTTGATGGGGAACACAAGTGAGCCTGATGGAACTGATGTTGAGAAGGAGAGATGGTGGCAGCAAGAAAGAGAAATTTTTCAAGGCCGTGCTAATTCGTTTATAGCACGCATGCGACTTGTTCAAG GGGACAGGCGCTTTTCCCCTTGGAAAGGATCTGTAGTTGACTCTGTAGTTGGAGTATTCCTCACTCAGAATGTAGCTGATCATCTTTCAAG CTCTGCCTATATGTCCCTTGCTGCAACTTTTCCATCAAGGTCAGTCAACAGCAACTGGAAGGATGATGTTACCACCCAAAACAATGAACAAACCATCAGGACGAGTGAACTAGGAGAAAAAAGCGTATTTGACCCTTTCTCCGATGGTGCCAAACCTGATAGAGGAGTGGGTTGTGAGGATCTATCAGTGACCTATGAGAAAATATATATGGAGCCAAAGGACAATACTAGGGCTAGTGAATGGAGTGAAGGTGAAACTTATTCCTTTGGTTACAAATCAGCAAATGGAAGTGTTTGCAATCACCAAGGGACAGGAATAGAACATAAAGAGGTAGAATTAACCGAGCCTATAGAACTCATCCAGCAGACGCAGATCCAGAAGGAAACCTCATCCTCTCAAAGTGTTTCTTTGGAAACTATTCAATCAAGATTATCTTTGGCTTCTGGGATACCTAGAAATTTTGTTGGTGGTAGTTCCTCCTATCAGCAGCTCTTAAGAAATTTTGACCGTGGAAGATCATTAAGAGGAAACGATGCCACAACCAGTGAGATTGAATGCCAGAGACTCCGAATGGCAGCAATAAACGATTATGGATTTGCTAAACTTGGGATTCCTTCTAGTTCTGCTATGCCATTTATCATGACTGTTGATGCTCAACAACCAAATTTGAGAAATGAGCCAAATTTGTCTTCAGCATCTTCCAACAGTCCTTCAGATTCTGCATCACCAAAAATTAAAAATGGTACGAGTTCTGTTTTCATGCCTTTTGATTCCTATGGTGCAGAGTGTAGTGGTAATAGGACAGCTGGCACCACTCTGAACTCCGCAAAAACAAGCACAGAGCTTCCAG GTGAAATGACAGTGGAAACAACAAGAAGAGAAGATGAATATACATTGAAATCTGGATTTACTTCCTATAATGGAGTACCAGATACAGCAGCACAAGCATCAAGGCCAAAGAAAACAAGAACCACAAGTAAAAAGAATACAGAGAATTTTGACTGGGATAAATTACGAAGGCAGGCTTGTAGTGAAGACCACATGAAAAAAAGAAGTTGTGAAAGACGAGACTCTGTAGATTGGGAAGCAGTAAGGTGTGCAGATGTGCAAAGAATATCCCACGCCATTCGGGAAAGGGGAATGAATAATATTTTAGCAGAGCGAATACAG AATTTTCTGAATCGTTTGGTTAGAGACCATGGGAGCATTGATCTTGAGTGGCTCAGGGATATCCCCCCAGACTCTGCAAA GGATTACCTGCTAAGTATACGTGGACTGGGGCTTAAAAGTGTTGAATGCGTTCGTCTTCTCACACTGCATCATCTTGCCTTCCCT GTTGACATCAATGTTGGTCGCATATGTGTAAGATTGGGGTGGGTGCCCATTCAACCCCTTCCTGAGTCTCTACAGTTACATCTCTTGGAGCT ATATCCTGTGTTGGAAACTATACAAAAATATCTTTGGCCCCGCCTTTGCAAACTCGATCAACAAACATT GTATGAGCTACATTACCAGATGATTACCTTTGGGAAG GTCTTTTGTACCAAAAGCAAGCCAAATTGCAATGCATGCCCAATGAGGAGTGAGTGCAAGCATTTTGCAAGTGCCTTTGCGAG TGCAAGGCTTGCACTTCCTGCTCCTCAGGAGAAAAGCTTAGTGGAGTCAACAAATCAATTTGCTTTCCAGAATAGCAGCATGTACACTATGAATTCGACTAATCTGCCTCGCCTTGAGGGGAGTATCCATGCAAGGGACTTTCTTCCTAAGAACTCAGAGCCAATAATCGAGGAGCCTGCAAGTCCAAGAGAGGAAGAATCCCCAGAAGCAATGGAAAATGATATTGAAGATGTTTATGAAGATGGTGAAATTCCAACAATAAAGCTTAACATGGAAGCTTTTGCACATAACTTAGAAAATTGCATTAAAGAAAGCAATAAGGAACTCCAGTCTGATGATATTGCAAAAGCATTGGTTGCTATCAGCACTGAAGCAGCTTCAATTCCTGTACCTAAACTAAAGAATGTGCACAGGCTCCGAACAGAACACTATGT ATACGAACTTCCAGATTCACATCCACTTGTACAACAG CTAAGACTTGAACGGCGGGAGCCTGATGATCCTACCCCATACTTATTGGCCATATGGACACCAG ACGAAATAAATGAAATAAGCAAGGTACCAAAACCATGCTGCGACCCGCAAATGGAAGGCAGATTATGCAATAATGAGATGTGCCACAGTTGTACTGATGAGCAAGAGAATCAATACCGATATGTGAGAGGCACAATTTTG GTTCCTTGTCGAACAGCTATGAGGGGTAGTTTCCCACTGAATGGCACTTACTTTCAAGTCAACGAG GTATTTGCTGACCACAGCTCTAGTCACAACCCTATATATGTCGAAAGGGCGCAGCTATGGAATTTGCAAAGGCGCATGGTCTTCTTCGGGACTTCAGTATCTAGCATATTCAAAG GTCTAACAACAGAAGAAATACAACAATGCTTCTGGAGAG TTTTGCAGAATGCAGATCCTGTGATGACCAGTATTCTAAAccatggtgtgtgtgtgtgcgcgcgcgcgctcaaTCACCGTTCACAGTGTCCCAATAGCTATATGAGACTCACGATTGCCACGTGGTGTCTATTCAATAATGAAGAAAACAGTTCATGGTGGCTATATGTTGATGCAGGTGTTACTTTTCAAGATAACCTGAGGATAGTGGGGCCATATTTGAATGACAGAATGATTAAGGCTAACGAACAAAATTGCCAATATGAACGGAGAAACAGACTGATGAAAATTAGAAGTGGAATTGATGTGCACATTTATTCGTAA